A genomic segment from Dermatobacter hominis encodes:
- a CDS encoding sugar phosphate isomerase/epimerase family protein yields MAEHAGDTSTAGTTGVPAGAVLLGTVALEPNRWSTVDPSGAPSADLVAIAPQIAATGCDGLELWERHLPPEPEAAATLLGALPPVLVLNSYVAFDRDDPAARDAVAARVRTSGARGVKFNVGADPALEEVYAERVADLLDRLPDDVVLLCECHEHISIAEDPTVAARILAAAGPAERVGAIVHTHESEAHLRARFDAYGDRIRHVHLNLLDPATMQAPALADRADDLGRTVALLRQLGFDGSWTLEFVEGVLTDHDEPGALVAQAAADLSVLREVLAG; encoded by the coding sequence GTGGCGGAGCACGCCGGGGACACGAGCACCGCGGGGACGACGGGCGTCCCGGCCGGGGCGGTGCTGCTCGGCACCGTCGCGCTCGAACCGAACCGCTGGTCGACGGTCGACCCGTCCGGCGCCCCCTCGGCCGACCTGGTCGCCATCGCGCCGCAGATCGCCGCCACCGGCTGCGACGGCCTCGAGCTCTGGGAGCGCCACCTGCCCCCGGAGCCGGAGGCGGCGGCGACGCTGCTGGGGGCGCTCCCCCCGGTGCTCGTCCTCAACTCGTACGTGGCCTTCGACCGCGACGATCCGGCGGCGCGCGACGCCGTGGCCGCCCGAGTCCGGACCTCGGGCGCCCGGGGGGTGAAGTTCAACGTCGGTGCCGACCCCGCGCTCGAGGAGGTCTACGCCGAGCGCGTCGCCGACCTGCTCGACCGGCTGCCCGACGACGTCGTGCTGCTCTGCGAGTGCCACGAGCACATCTCGATCGCCGAGGATCCGACCGTGGCGGCGCGGATCCTGGCGGCGGCCGGTCCGGCAGAGCGGGTGGGGGCGATCGTCCACACGCACGAGTCCGAGGCGCACCTGCGCGCCCGCTTCGACGCGTACGGCGACCGCATCCGCCACGTGCACCTCAACCTCCTCGACCCGGCGACGATGCAGGCGCCGGCGCTGGCCGACCGGGCCGACGACCTCGGCCGCACCGTCGCGCTGCTGCGCCAGCTCGGCTTCGACGGCTCGTGGACGCTCGAGTTCGTCGAAGGGGTGCTCACCGACCACGACGAGCCGGGCGCGCTGGTGGCGCAGGCGGCCGCCGACCTGTCGGTGCTGCGCGAGGTGCTGGCCGGCTGA
- a CDS encoding TMEM175 family protein translates to MSDADQERGLERLILFSDAVVAIAITLLVLPLLDLADHRGSLADMFSDGGSQIMVFFISFLVVASFWVNHRELFEGIDRSTAALTWMDVLWLMTIAFLPFPTEVLGVHGPDGAGVRAFYIGSLLACSVAQLLLSLTIMRTPRVWRDGKRPEFSLNGSIVSAGLFAAIFVVATFVPAIGLWALFGLFLLRPISGWLDRRTGATT, encoded by the coding sequence ATGTCGGACGCCGACCAGGAGCGCGGCCTCGAGCGGCTGATCCTCTTCAGCGACGCAGTCGTGGCGATCGCCATCACGCTGCTGGTCCTGCCGCTGCTCGACCTGGCGGATCACCGGGGGTCCCTCGCGGACATGTTCTCCGACGGCGGGTCCCAGATCATGGTGTTCTTCATCAGCTTCCTGGTGGTCGCCAGCTTCTGGGTCAACCACCGCGAGCTGTTCGAGGGCATCGACCGGTCGACCGCCGCACTCACCTGGATGGACGTCCTCTGGCTCATGACCATCGCGTTCCTGCCGTTCCCGACCGAGGTGCTGGGCGTCCACGGACCCGACGGGGCGGGTGTCCGCGCCTTCTACATCGGCTCCCTGCTGGCGTGCAGCGTCGCCCAGCTCCTGCTGAGCCTGACGATCATGCGCACGCCGCGGGTGTGGCGCGACGGGAAGCGGCCTGAGTTCAGCCTGAACGGCAGCATCGTGAGCGCAGGGCTCTTCGCGGCGATCTTCGTGGTGGCGACGTTCGTGCCGGCGATCGGGCTCTGGGCCCTGTTCGGCCTGTTCCTCCTGCGCCCGATCTCGGGCTGGTTGGACCGCCGCACGGGCGCCACGACCTGA
- a CDS encoding glutathione peroxidase — MSDIQSIPIATMSGETTTLGDYEGKVLLLVNVASKCGLTPQYEGLEALYEQYRDQGFEVLGFPANDFMQQEPGTDEEILEFCTTTYSVQFPVFSKIAVTGADQHPLYAELTSSIGHASGDPEAHRDRLKSFDIAANDDPEILWNFEKFLVSRDGEVVGRFAPNMVPEDPELVAAIEEQLGS; from the coding sequence ATGAGCGACATCCAGAGCATCCCGATCGCGACCATGTCCGGGGAGACGACGACCCTTGGCGACTACGAGGGCAAGGTGCTCCTCCTGGTCAACGTGGCCTCGAAGTGCGGCCTCACGCCGCAGTACGAGGGGCTCGAGGCGCTCTACGAGCAGTACCGGGACCAGGGCTTCGAGGTCCTCGGCTTCCCTGCCAACGACTTCATGCAGCAGGAGCCGGGCACCGACGAGGAGATCCTGGAGTTCTGCACCACCACCTACTCGGTGCAGTTCCCCGTCTTCTCGAAGATCGCCGTGACCGGCGCGGACCAGCACCCGCTGTACGCCGAGCTGACCTCGTCGATCGGCCACGCGAGCGGCGACCCCGAGGCGCACCGCGACCGCCTGAAGAGCTTCGACATCGCCGCCAACGACGATCCCGAGATCCTCTGGAACTTCGAGAAGTTCCTGGTGTCGCGCGACGGCGAGGTCGTCGGCCGCTTCGCCCCGAACATGGTCCCCGAGGACCCGGAGCTGGTCGCGGCGATCGAGGAGCAGCTCGGCAGCTGA
- a CDS encoding DUF1801 domain-containing protein has protein sequence MPARKQRSTESTGDQPRLLSGGNPQIPKGEGDGPVQAYIAAMPEWKRPLGERIDELVGATVPDVHKAVKWNQPFYGNEGDGWFMAFRCYTKYVQLQFFRGTSLDPEPPKASKHPEVRYLDVHEDDELDEALLVSWIEQAAALPGEPL, from the coding sequence ATGCCGGCCAGGAAGCAGCGCTCGACCGAGTCGACGGGCGACCAGCCCAGGCTCCTCTCGGGCGGCAACCCCCAGATCCCGAAGGGCGAGGGTGACGGGCCCGTGCAGGCCTACATCGCAGCGATGCCCGAGTGGAAGCGCCCGCTCGGCGAGCGGATCGACGAGCTGGTCGGGGCGACCGTGCCCGACGTCCACAAGGCCGTGAAGTGGAACCAGCCGTTCTACGGGAACGAGGGCGATGGCTGGTTCATGGCGTTCCGCTGCTACACGAAGTACGTCCAGCTCCAGTTCTTCCGCGGGACGTCGCTCGATCCCGAGCCACCCAAGGCGTCGAAGCACCCCGAGGTGCGGTACCTCGACGTCCACGAGGACGACGAGCTCGACGAGGCCCTGCTCGTCAGCTGGATCGAGCAGGCTGCGGCGCTCCCGGGCGAGCCCCTCTAG
- a CDS encoding MMPL family transporter, translating to MFAKLGPWCHDRRWLVVIVWIVVLIGANVIASSVGDDYRQDFTLKGSESTAGFDILESGFQGQGAGQTGTIVFTADQGVDDPEVEAAMSAIFDDVAGMEGVQQVQSPYDSPDLISQDGTTAYANVEFPQDTDFEVMSDVRDEILKDVPEIDGLRVELGGFVFAEFEEPTSEALGLAFAIVILIVAFGSVLAMGLPVAVALVGIGIGGAGVILFSNVIEVPEFAPFIGVMIGLGVGIDYALLVVTRHREQLHMGNDVRRSVMISMDTAGRSVLFAGATVVISLLGMLFMGIGFIQGLAVTAAITVALVVAASLTLLPALLGFAGMNVERTRWRGLIAAALVAVGLVGVGLDLAPLMVAFPLALVVFVLGFFVPPLKREVQHRPPKPKEDTLAWRWSRVIQHRPWPFAIAGTLVLLLLAAPVISLRLAFSDESNYPEDTTTRQAYDLLVDGFGEGFNGPLFLAAEVPEGTDVASLAAVNQALEADPEVVAVLGPQPSEDGSAVRWFVAPAHGPQTEVTEELVQRLRDDVLPPVEESTGVDLKVTGIVAANIDASSLMSERLPIFFGAVLILSFLLLMVVFRSLLVPLKAVIMNLLSIGAAYGIMVALYQWGWFGSVTGVAPAPIEPWMPMMLFAIVFGLSMDYEVFLLSRIREEWLRTGDSRTSVANGLAATAKVITAAAAIMVVVFGSFILENDRTFKLMGTGLATAILLDATIVRLLLVPATMELLGDKNWWLPRWLDRILPNIDVEGHYDDEDDAGPTGGQRGTGPEQQAVPVGD from the coding sequence ATGTTCGCCAAACTCGGTCCGTGGTGCCATGACCGTCGCTGGCTCGTGGTCATCGTGTGGATCGTCGTGCTGATCGGCGCGAACGTGATCGCGTCGTCGGTCGGCGACGACTACCGGCAGGACTTCACGCTCAAGGGCAGCGAGTCGACCGCCGGCTTCGACATCCTCGAGTCCGGCTTCCAGGGCCAGGGCGCCGGCCAGACCGGCACCATCGTCTTCACGGCCGACCAGGGCGTCGACGACCCCGAGGTCGAGGCGGCGATGTCGGCGATCTTCGACGACGTCGCCGGCATGGAGGGCGTGCAGCAGGTCCAGTCGCCCTACGACTCGCCCGACCTGATCTCGCAGGACGGGACGACCGCGTACGCCAACGTCGAGTTCCCCCAGGACACCGACTTCGAGGTCATGAGCGACGTCCGCGACGAGATCCTGAAGGACGTCCCGGAGATCGACGGCCTGCGGGTGGAGCTCGGCGGGTTCGTCTTCGCCGAGTTCGAGGAGCCGACGTCCGAGGCGCTCGGCCTCGCCTTCGCCATCGTGATCCTGATCGTGGCGTTCGGCTCGGTGCTCGCCATGGGCCTGCCGGTCGCCGTCGCCCTCGTCGGGATCGGCATCGGTGGCGCCGGCGTCATCCTGTTCAGCAACGTCATCGAGGTCCCCGAGTTCGCGCCGTTCATCGGCGTGATGATCGGGCTCGGGGTGGGCATCGACTACGCGCTCCTCGTCGTCACGCGGCACCGCGAGCAGCTGCACATGGGCAACGACGTGCGCAGATCGGTGATGATCTCGATGGACACGGCGGGCAGATCCGTCCTGTTCGCCGGTGCCACGGTGGTCATCTCGCTGCTCGGGATGCTCTTCATGGGCATCGGCTTCATCCAGGGCCTCGCCGTGACCGCCGCGATCACCGTCGCCCTCGTCGTGGCCGCGTCCCTCACGCTGCTCCCGGCCCTGCTCGGCTTCGCCGGCATGAACGTCGAGCGCACCCGGTGGCGCGGCCTGATCGCCGCCGCGCTCGTGGCCGTGGGACTGGTCGGCGTCGGGCTCGACCTGGCGCCGCTGATGGTCGCGTTCCCGTTGGCGCTCGTCGTCTTCGTGCTGGGGTTCTTCGTCCCGCCGCTGAAGCGGGAGGTGCAGCACCGGCCTCCGAAGCCGAAGGAGGACACGCTGGCCTGGCGCTGGAGCCGGGTCATCCAGCACCGGCCCTGGCCCTTCGCCATCGCCGGCACGCTGGTGCTGCTGCTCCTGGCCGCGCCGGTGATCAGCCTGCGCCTCGCGTTCTCCGACGAGAGCAACTACCCCGAGGACACCACCACGCGGCAGGCCTACGACCTGTTGGTCGACGGGTTCGGCGAGGGCTTCAACGGTCCGCTGTTCCTGGCGGCCGAGGTCCCCGAGGGCACCGACGTCGCGTCGCTCGCCGCGGTGAACCAGGCGCTCGAGGCCGACCCCGAGGTCGTCGCGGTGCTGGGCCCGCAGCCGAGCGAGGACGGCAGCGCCGTGCGGTGGTTCGTGGCGCCGGCCCACGGGCCCCAGACCGAGGTGACCGAGGAGCTCGTCCAGCGGCTGCGCGACGACGTGCTGCCGCCGGTCGAGGAGTCGACCGGCGTCGACCTGAAGGTGACCGGGATCGTGGCCGCGAACATCGACGCCTCGTCACTGATGTCGGAGCGGCTGCCGATCTTCTTCGGCGCCGTGCTCATCCTGTCGTTCCTGCTCCTCATGGTCGTGTTCCGGTCGCTGCTGGTGCCGCTCAAGGCCGTGATCATGAACCTCCTGTCGATCGGCGCGGCGTACGGGATCATGGTCGCCCTCTACCAGTGGGGCTGGTTCGGCAGCGTCACCGGGGTGGCGCCGGCCCCGATCGAGCCGTGGATGCCGATGATGCTGTTCGCCATCGTCTTCGGCCTGTCCATGGACTACGAGGTCTTCCTGCTCTCGCGGATCCGGGAGGAGTGGCTGCGCACCGGCGACAGCCGGACGTCGGTCGCCAACGGGCTGGCCGCCACGGCCAAGGTGATCACCGCGGCGGCGGCGATCATGGTCGTCGTCTTCGGCAGCTTCATCCTCGAGAACGACCGGACCTTCAAGCTGATGGGCACCGGCCTGGCGACGGCGATCCTGCTCGACGCCACGATCGTCCGGCTCCTGCTCGTCCCGGCGACCATGGAGCTGCTGGGTGACAAGAACTGGTGGCTGCCGAGGTGGCTCGACCGCATCCTGCCGAACATCGACGTCGAGGGGCACTACGACGACGAGGACGACGCCGGTCCCACCGGCGGCCAGCGCGGCACCGGCCCCGAGCAGCAGGCGGTCCCGGTCGGCGACTGA
- a CDS encoding winged helix-turn-helix transcriptional regulator, producing the protein MEDGTSRSRGHTEGTGRLVERTQTCEIRDLLDRLGDKWSLLVVELLGRGTRRFSELRREIDGVSQRMLTLTLRNLERDGLVTRTVHPVVPPRVDYELTALGRSLLAAVDPLVAWTRAHRDQIASARAGYDAAAG; encoded by the coding sequence ATGGAAGACGGCACATCGAGGTCACGGGGGCACACCGAGGGAACCGGGCGCCTGGTCGAGCGCACCCAGACGTGCGAGATCCGGGACCTGCTCGACCGCCTGGGCGACAAGTGGTCGCTGCTCGTCGTCGAGCTCCTCGGTCGCGGCACCCGGCGCTTCAGCGAGCTGCGCCGCGAGATCGACGGCGTCAGCCAGCGCATGCTCACGCTGACGCTCCGCAACCTCGAGCGCGACGGCCTCGTGACGAGGACGGTGCACCCGGTGGTCCCGCCGCGCGTCGACTACGAGCTCACGGCGCTCGGACGCTCGCTGCTCGCGGCGGTCGATCCCCTGGTGGCCTGGACCCGGGCGCACCGCGACCAGATCGCGTCGGCCCGGGCCGGCTACGACGCCGCTGCGGGCTGA
- a CDS encoding LLM class flavin-dependent oxidoreductase — translation MDTDTSSPRPIRTGAFLPSMTAPGHPLGDVVGAARHAEDAGLESVWVVDQLVAGTGAPVLDSTSVLAAAAAATSRIRLGFGVMIVPLRRPAWVAKQVATLQHLSSDRVLLGVGAGGDRHDRSWAAAGADRRRRGRSTDDLLDALPPLLDGEPTPIAGDDGTTSTVRLSPPATVPPLLVGGMSDAALRRAVRVGADLFLLPVPPDGVRAAVGRAAELAAELDRPMPGVTTGLLAAVADDPALPDVAGLRHLLTDPDGQFGMPDEAVDEMLVLGDVDAVATRIAALGAAGADRVVLSVPAGDWRVQVERFAEAAARAAAAVPG, via the coding sequence GTGGACACCGACACCTCCTCCCCCCGCCCCATCCGCACCGGTGCGTTCCTGCCCTCGATGACCGCACCGGGCCACCCGCTCGGCGATGTCGTCGGCGCCGCCCGCCACGCCGAGGACGCCGGGCTCGAGTCGGTGTGGGTCGTCGACCAGCTCGTCGCCGGCACCGGCGCACCGGTGCTCGACAGCACCTCCGTGCTCGCCGCCGCCGCAGCGGCCACAAGCCGGATCCGCCTCGGGTTCGGCGTGATGATCGTCCCGCTCCGCCGCCCGGCGTGGGTGGCCAAGCAGGTCGCCACGCTCCAGCACCTGTCCAGCGACCGGGTGCTGCTCGGCGTCGGCGCGGGCGGCGACCGCCACGACCGGTCGTGGGCTGCGGCCGGCGCGGATCGGCGGCGGCGCGGCCGCTCGACCGACGACCTTCTCGACGCGCTGCCGCCGCTCCTGGACGGCGAGCCGACGCCAATCGCCGGCGACGACGGCACGACGTCGACCGTGCGGCTCTCGCCGCCCGCCACCGTCCCGCCGCTCCTGGTCGGCGGCATGTCCGACGCCGCGCTGCGCCGGGCCGTTCGGGTGGGCGCCGACCTCTTCCTGCTCCCCGTGCCGCCCGACGGCGTGCGCGCCGCCGTCGGGCGGGCGGCCGAGCTCGCGGCCGAGCTCGATCGCCCGATGCCCGGCGTCACCACCGGGCTGCTCGCCGCCGTCGCCGACGACCCCGCGCTCCCCGACGTCGCGGGCCTGCGCCACCTGCTGACCGACCCCGACGGCCAGTTCGGCATGCCCGACGAAGCCGTCGACGAGATGCTCGTCCTCGGCGACGTCGACGCCGTCGCGACGCGGATCGCCGCGCTCGGAGCGGCGGGGGCCGACCGGGTCGTGCTCAGCGTCCCGGCCGGCGACTGGCGCGTCCAGGTCGAGCGCTTCGCCGAGGCGGCGGCCCGCGCCGCGGCCGCGGTGCCCGGCTGA
- a CDS encoding DedA family protein, translating into MLDDLTDWVTDVVETLGYVGVAVLVALESVFPPIPSEVVLPLAGFVTGRGDASFLGMVGAATLGSVAGAWVLYGISAAIGPERLRAFVVRRGRWFGVKEADLDRAEAWFDKRSGAAVLIGRCVPLVRSLVSVPAGFRRMPFLRFTLFTAIGSAVWNVALIGGGAVLGDRWEKVGDYVGLLQGVLIVAVVAALAVFVWRRFVKPRLSAAGDLPD; encoded by the coding sequence GTGCTCGATGACCTGACCGACTGGGTGACCGACGTCGTCGAGACGCTGGGCTACGTCGGCGTCGCCGTCCTCGTAGCGCTCGAGAGCGTGTTCCCTCCCATCCCTTCGGAGGTCGTGCTCCCGCTCGCCGGGTTCGTCACCGGTCGCGGCGACGCCTCCTTCCTCGGCATGGTCGGCGCCGCCACCCTCGGCTCGGTCGCCGGCGCCTGGGTGCTCTACGGCATCTCCGCCGCGATCGGCCCCGAGCGCCTCCGTGCGTTCGTGGTGCGTCGCGGCCGCTGGTTCGGCGTGAAGGAGGCGGACCTCGACCGGGCCGAGGCGTGGTTCGACAAGCGCTCCGGCGCCGCGGTGCTCATCGGCCGGTGCGTCCCGCTGGTCCGATCGCTCGTGTCGGTGCCGGCCGGCTTCCGTCGGATGCCGTTCCTGCGCTTCACGCTCTTCACGGCGATCGGCAGCGCGGTCTGGAACGTGGCGCTGATCGGCGGCGGGGCGGTCCTCGGCGACCGGTGGGAGAAGGTCGGTGACTACGTCGGCCTGCTCCAGGGCGTGCTGATCGTGGCGGTGGTGGCTGCCCTCGCGGTGTTCGTGTGGCGCCGGTTCGTGAAGCCGCGCCTGAGCGCCGCCGGCGACCTGCCGGACTGA
- a CDS encoding acyl-CoA dehydrogenase family protein, giving the protein MDTITAPDTTGLDTELLAELSTLDAAHDRDGTYVADEVDLLRSRGWLALPVPAELGGAGLAIRDVVERQRVLAAAAPNVALVTSMHHHVVLATAWRWRHGADAAATMLRRVAEEGLFVASTGGGDFTAPQGTAFPVEGGWQVSGRKRFVSGALSAGAMNTWVLDGSTGGAEAIAAAIPMSAEGVHVEETWDSMGLRGTGSHDVVLTDVFVPDAAVAARRPLGEIHPSIQAVAAHAFPVIMAVYLGIADRARAEAVALLAERPGASDDPGTQRLVGEVDQQLATADWVLRGLVDELGDDVAPTPAQFTRVMLAKRSITGSVRAAADRMMEAVGGAAYSRRLPLERALRDLWGAPFHPLTGEQTLRIGGAAAMGLDPALGL; this is encoded by the coding sequence ATGGACACCATCACCGCACCCGACACGACCGGCCTGGACACCGAGCTCCTGGCCGAGCTCTCCACCCTCGACGCGGCCCACGACCGCGACGGCACCTACGTGGCCGACGAGGTCGACCTGCTCCGCTCGCGCGGCTGGCTCGCCCTGCCGGTCCCGGCCGAGCTCGGCGGCGCCGGGCTCGCGATCCGCGACGTGGTCGAGCGCCAGCGCGTGCTCGCCGCCGCCGCCCCGAACGTCGCCCTGGTCACCTCGATGCACCACCACGTCGTGCTCGCCACGGCGTGGCGCTGGCGCCACGGCGCCGACGCGGCCGCCACGATGCTGCGCCGGGTGGCCGAGGAGGGACTCTTCGTCGCCTCGACCGGCGGTGGCGACTTCACCGCGCCGCAGGGCACCGCGTTCCCGGTCGAGGGCGGGTGGCAGGTCTCGGGTCGGAAGCGGTTCGTGAGCGGCGCGCTCAGCGCGGGCGCCATGAACACGTGGGTCCTCGACGGCAGCACGGGCGGCGCCGAGGCGATCGCGGCGGCCATCCCGATGTCGGCCGAGGGCGTGCACGTCGAGGAGACCTGGGACTCGATGGGCCTCCGCGGCACCGGGAGCCACGACGTCGTCCTGACCGACGTCTTCGTGCCCGATGCGGCGGTCGCGGCCCGGCGGCCGCTCGGCGAGATCCACCCGTCGATCCAGGCGGTCGCAGCCCACGCCTTCCCGGTCATCATGGCCGTCTACCTCGGCATCGCCGATCGGGCCCGCGCCGAGGCCGTCGCCCTGCTGGCCGAGCGCCCGGGCGCCTCGGACGACCCCGGGACCCAGCGGCTCGTCGGCGAGGTCGACCAGCAGCTGGCGACGGCCGACTGGGTGCTGCGCGGGTTGGTGGACGAGCTCGGCGACGACGTCGCGCCCACCCCGGCGCAGTTCACGCGGGTGATGCTGGCCAAGCGGTCGATCACCGGCAGCGTGCGCGCCGCCGCCGACCGGATGATGGAGGCCGTCGGGGGTGCGGCCTACTCGCGGCGCCTGCCGCTCGAGCGGGCGCTGCGGGACCTGTGGGGCGCGCCGTTCCACCCGCTGACCGGGGAGCAGACGCTGCGCATCGGCGGCGCGGCCGCCATGGGCCTCGACCCGGCGCTCGGCCTCTGA
- a CDS encoding winged helix-turn-helix transcriptional regulator — translation MNGFVEYCPIAEATEILGDRWTPLVLRELMDRGRGFNEIHRGVPRISRTLLSQRLRQLEANGVVARADAGPGRAGEYRLTAAGEDLVPVLLALGQWAARWSFKDPDDDQLDARWLVWHIHKSVDVAACPPDRVCVEWDLRGPGGGRLWLVIEDGTATPCNIDPGYDVDVLVRGENRAAHRWFLGRITLDEARSDGVLELSGAPTMVAGFPSWIAPNPFAADVFAARGRVPVA, via the coding sequence ATGAACGGCTTCGTCGAGTACTGCCCGATCGCCGAGGCGACCGAGATCCTCGGGGACCGCTGGACGCCGCTCGTGCTGCGCGAGCTGATGGACCGCGGCCGGGGGTTCAACGAGATCCACCGCGGCGTCCCGCGGATCAGCCGCACGCTGCTGTCCCAGCGGCTCCGCCAGCTCGAGGCGAACGGCGTGGTCGCGCGCGCCGACGCCGGACCGGGCCGCGCCGGCGAGTACCGGCTGACGGCAGCCGGCGAGGACCTCGTCCCGGTGCTCCTGGCGCTCGGGCAGTGGGCGGCCCGCTGGAGCTTCAAGGACCCCGACGACGACCAGCTCGACGCGCGTTGGCTCGTGTGGCACATCCACAAGAGCGTCGACGTGGCGGCGTGCCCGCCCGACCGGGTGTGCGTGGAGTGGGACCTCCGGGGTCCGGGCGGGGGCCGCCTCTGGCTCGTGATCGAGGACGGCACCGCGACGCCGTGCAACATCGACCCCGGCTACGACGTCGACGTGCTGGTCCGGGGCGAGAACCGGGCAGCCCACCGCTGGTTCCTCGGCCGCATCACGCTCGACGAGGCCCGCAGCGACGGGGTGCTGGAGCTGTCCGGGGCGCCGACGATGGTCGCGGGCTTCCCGTCCTGGATCGCGCCCAACCCGTTCGCCGCCGACGTCTTCGCGGCGCGGGGCCGCGTGCCGGTGGCCTGA
- a CDS encoding ABC1 kinase family protein: MPGPGSTTPLLATVDWPAAAAWVVLVPPAGVAITWFAGRLLGSRRGWVKLATSGLIGFVGGIIAAGVVTGWEWSSWRMVGLTLVFGTILTMVVAVGLDLVAPVGSLSQGDAAGLIGVGGRGPSTLSSLRRYRELVSISRRNGLLTRRIDLQDPESVAAMGPALRSTLEEAGGVFVKLGQVASTRSDLLPPALCDQLAQLRSQAAPASESEVRPLLERELGTDVESMFRTFDWTPIASASIAQVYGATTPDGTDVVVKVRRPGLDELMARDSAALLQLAGVVERRTTIGLTLRPAELADEFLAGVREELDLTVELTNAAALTAATPVGSGVRIPEMFPDHSTRMVLTEERVHGVDLGDVRGLRDAGHDPATIARTVLHTMIQHIFVAGVYHADPHPGNIIVEPDGTVVLIDLGAVGRVGRQQRAVLVQLMVGVASADAEALRQALEQAGVVGDGVVATDLDRSIDEFLARHVREGAGIDAGVFEDMLVMLGQFGLRTPRWMTTLGRTFVTLEGTLRSVDPSFSLVDAAMAEAGGVLRPDLSPTTLRQTVEAEAMKQLPRLQRLPQRVDDLLGQAVQGRLSVRLSAFSDARDVDLVTTLVNRAVLALLTTALGLGSVLLLRIDGAGTEVTVNEVLGYTGLAVAAVLTLRIVAGIVRDGRS; encoded by the coding sequence ATGCCCGGTCCGGGATCGACCACGCCGCTGCTCGCCACCGTCGACTGGCCCGCGGCCGCTGCGTGGGTCGTGCTGGTCCCGCCGGCCGGCGTGGCGATCACCTGGTTCGCCGGTCGGCTGCTCGGCTCGCGGCGCGGCTGGGTCAAGCTGGCGACGTCGGGGCTGATCGGCTTCGTCGGCGGCATCATCGCCGCCGGCGTGGTCACCGGCTGGGAGTGGAGCTCCTGGCGGATGGTCGGCCTGACGCTGGTCTTCGGCACGATCCTCACGATGGTCGTCGCGGTCGGCCTCGACCTGGTCGCGCCCGTCGGCTCGCTCAGCCAGGGCGACGCCGCCGGACTCATCGGAGTCGGCGGACGGGGACCGTCGACGCTGTCGTCGTTGCGGCGCTACCGCGAGCTCGTGTCGATCTCCCGGCGCAACGGCCTGCTGACCCGGCGCATCGACCTCCAGGACCCGGAGTCCGTGGCGGCGATGGGCCCGGCGTTGCGCTCGACGCTCGAGGAGGCGGGCGGCGTCTTCGTGAAGCTCGGCCAGGTCGCCTCGACCCGTTCGGACCTCCTGCCGCCGGCGCTGTGCGACCAGCTCGCGCAGCTGCGCTCCCAGGCCGCGCCGGCGTCCGAGTCCGAGGTGCGACCGCTCCTCGAGCGCGAGCTCGGCACGGACGTGGAGTCGATGTTCCGCACGTTCGACTGGACGCCCATCGCGAGCGCCTCGATCGCCCAGGTCTACGGGGCGACCACCCCCGACGGCACCGACGTCGTCGTGAAGGTGCGACGGCCGGGACTGGACGAGCTGATGGCGCGCGACTCGGCTGCGCTGCTCCAGCTCGCCGGCGTCGTCGAGCGCCGCACGACGATCGGGCTCACCCTCCGCCCCGCCGAGCTCGCCGACGAGTTCCTCGCCGGGGTCCGGGAGGAGCTCGACCTCACCGTCGAGCTGACGAACGCGGCGGCGCTCACCGCCGCCACGCCGGTCGGGAGCGGCGTGCGCATCCCCGAGATGTTCCCCGACCACTCGACGCGCATGGTGCTCACCGAGGAGAGGGTCCACGGCGTCGACCTGGGCGACGTACGAGGCCTGCGCGACGCCGGCCACGACCCGGCGACGATCGCGCGCACCGTGCTGCACACGATGATCCAGCACATCTTCGTGGCCGGCGTGTACCACGCCGACCCGCACCCGGGGAACATCATCGTCGAGCCCGACGGCACGGTCGTGCTGATCGACCTCGGTGCGGTCGGGCGGGTCGGCCGCCAGCAGCGGGCGGTGCTCGTGCAGCTGATGGTCGGCGTCGCGTCCGCCGACGCCGAGGCGCTCCGCCAGGCGCTCGAGCAGGCCGGCGTCGTCGGCGACGGCGTCGTCGCCACCGACCTCGACCGCTCGATCGACGAGTTCCTCGCCCGCCACGTCCGGGAGGGCGCCGGCATCGACGCCGGCGTGTTCGAGGACATGCTGGTGATGCTCGGGCAGTTCGGCCTGCGGACGCCGAGGTGGATGACCACGCTCGGGCGGACGTTCGTCACGCTGGAGGGCACGCTGCGGTCCGTCGACCCCAGCTTCTCGCTGGTCGACGCGGCGATGGCCGAGGCCGGCGGCGTGCTGCGCCCCGACCTCTCCCCCACCACCCTGCGCCAGACCGTCGAGGCCGAGGCGATGAAGCAGCTCCCGCGGCTCCAGCGCCTCCCGCAGCGCGTCGACGACCTGCTCGGCCAGGCCGTGCAGGGCCGGCTGTCGGTCCGCCTGTCGGCGTTCAGCGACGCCCGTGACGTCGACCTCGTCACGACCCTGGTCAACCGGGCCGTGCTCGCCCTGCTGACGACCGCGCTCGGCCTCGGCTCGGTCCTGCTGCTGCGCATCGACGGGGCGGGCACCGAGGTCACCGTCAACGAGGTGCTGGGCTACACCGGCCTCGCCGTCGCGGCGGTGCTCACGCTGCGCATCGTGGCCGGCATCGTGAGGGACGGGCGCAGCTAG